The Chloroherpetonaceae bacterium DNA segment CGTCAAGAACTCGCTGCCCAACAAGCCGCTGAAGACAGTAAGAAGATTAAGATTACAGAATTTGCCTCGGCACACGAATTCGCCGATAAAGTGGGCGTAACACCCAAGGAGGTTATCGAAAAGTGCTTCCGAATGGGCAAATTCATTACCATTAATCAACGCCTTGACCGCGAAACAATTGAAATTCTTGCCCTTGAATTCGGCAAAGATGTTCTCTTCGTCTCGGATGTTGAAGCTACAGTCGTGGAAATTGATGAAGAAGTTTCACCGATTCTCAAAACCCGTCCGCCTGTCGTAACTATTATGGGTCATGTCGATCACGGAAAAACCTCACTTCTCGACTACATCCGCCGTAGCAATGTCGTGGCTGGCGAATCAGGCGGGATTACACAGCATATTGGTGCTTATGAAGTGAAACTTGAAAGCGGTCAAAGCATCACATTTTTGGATACACCCGGTCACGAAGCCTTTACGGCGATGCGTGCTCGCGGGGCGCAAGTCACGGATATTGTGATTCTTGTTGTTGCCGCTGATGACAGCGTGATGCCTCAAACCCTTGAAGCCATTAGCCACGCAAAAGCAGCGAATGTTCCATTGGTTGTCGCGATTAATAAAATTGATAAACCGGAAGCCAACCCGGATAAGATTCGCACGCAACTTTCTGAAAACGGCGTGCTTGTAGAAGAATGGGGCGGGGATGTGCAGTGTCAGGAAATTTCGGCGAAAAAGGGGTTGAATGTTCGTGAGCTTTTAGATAAAGTTCTTGTTCAATCCGAATTAATGTCGCTGCAAGCCGATTTCAATGAAGAGCGTTTAGCGCGTGGGGTCGTTGTTGAAGCAGAACTTGACCGCGGAAAAGGCATTATTGCCACCGTACTCATTCAACAAGGCATTTTGAAAATTGGGGATGCCTTTATTGCCGGTGCAGCCGCCGGGAAGGTACGCGCATTGCTTGATGAGCGCGGAAATCGAAAAGAAGTGGTTTATCCATCAGAGCCTGTGCGCGTCCTCGGCTTTGAAGAATTGCCTGAGGCCGGAGACATTTTCAATGCAATGGAGACCGAGCGGGAAGCACGTGAAATCGCTCAGCGTCGCCAACTCATTCGCCGTGAACAGGAATTCCGTGCTCGCAACCGTATGAAACTCGATGAAATTGGCCAAGCCGGAATTAAGGAATTACGCATTGTGCTCAAAGCCGATGTCGGCGGATCACTTGAAGCCTTGGCGGAAGGTCTTATTAAGGTGCAAAACGAAGAGGTTAAGATTCATATCATTCACCGCGGCATCGGTCAAATCTCTGAATCGGATGTGCTGCTAGCGGCCGCCTCCGATGCAATCATCATCGGATTCCGTGTTCGCCCGAACTTGAAAGCAAAGCAACTTGCCGAGCGTGAATCAATTGACATTCGCTTCTATACCGTGATTTACCACGCCATTGAAGAGGTGGAAAAAGCGCTTGAAGGAATGCTTTCTCCGGAATTCAAAGAAGAAGTGGTGGGTACCATCGAAATTCGAAATGTGTTCAAAATCTCGAAATTCGGAAATGTGGCCGGTTGTTTTGTACTGGATGGAAAAATTTCGCGCGACGGCAAAGTTCGACTCCTTCGCGATGGTGTTCAAATCTACGACGGCGAGCTCTCTTCACTCAAGCGGTTCAAAGATGATGTCAAAGAAGTGGCCAGCGGATTCGAGTGCGGCTTGACTTTGCGAAACTATGATGATGTCAAGGTTGGCGACATTGTGGAAGTGGTTCAAACCGTTGAAACAAAACGAAAACTTGCTACTGCCGACGCACGATAAAGCGATACCACAACAAAACTCAAAATCCAATCACCAAAAAAGGGATATTGCTAAATGCAGTATCCCTTTTTTAATTTCAGAAAATAACCCAATGTCTGTCGAATCCCATTAGAAAATAAGGGTATTCTAAATCAAGAAATCTACCACAACGCTTGCCTTTAAAAATATAAAATACAAAATAAGACCAAAGACACCTCCAAGCGTACCGTAAAGAATCACTTCACCTTTTGGCAATAACTTGTAAATGTAAAAACAAGCAAAAATAAAACCCGTTAAAGGCAAGTTAAAATTAACCGCAGTAAAAATGCCCGGTGTATAATGCAAAAAATAAAAAGTAAAAAGAATATGAGGAAAAAACACATTGAGCAAAACTAAACCGGAAAAAGCACAAATAATTCTGAAATAATTTTCCTCACTAAAAAACCTATGAGAGAAAAAAACTACCCAAAATCCTGAAATCCCCAATAAAAACGAGGCGATATACAAATGTACAGAGGTATCAATTTTCTGAATAAAGGTAAGAAGCGGAAATGGCGGTTCACTTAACCAACTATGAAGAAAAAATATTTCTTCCAAATGATGGATAAAAAAGAAAAAAGGTAATGCACGTATTGCTTTCGAAAATCCGAACGCGTTTTTAAACTTTGGAAAGGGCATATTTACTAATCTCGGTGCTGTTGCATTCTAAAAAAGCCGAAGGAGCAAATAAAAAATAGTAGAGATCCTAAGGCAAAATAAAGAGGAACTGAAAAATCAGCAATTCCAAAAAAGCCTGAGAAATCCAGTGACGGTTCTTTCGGCGAATTTTCAACGATATAAATGAAAAGCAAAAAAGATACGATAAAGAGTTTAGAGTTACCACTTAAAATTCCAAATGACTGTGAAACCAAAACGATGGTGATAATCCCGCAAAAAAGTGAAAAACCCAACTGAAAATCGAAGAGGAATAATCGCGCGAGAGGAACTAATAATATTGCTGAAAGAATGAATTGGCCGGCGAAGATTTTCCTAAAAAGATATAATTCTTTGGTCCTTGGCGTGGCATAAAGGAGCGAGAGTACGCCGGCTTGGCGGTCACGAATCGGCAAATCGGCAAGCAGCGGCATCGCTCCAAAAAATGCTATGATTGGAAAAATGTGCCTTGTTGTTTCAAGGTCTGAAGTGATAAATGCCCCCACCCAAATTCCAATCCCCAAAACGAATACCAAAGGATGTTGATGAAGAGAAAGCAACGCCTCTTGAAGCACGCCATTGATAAACGGAAATGGAAGAGTAAAAGAAGGCAATAAGGCTCGTGAAACCGGTTTCAAGGTTTGATTAATTGAAAGAAACCAATTTCTTGAATTGGCTTTGTTGGCACTCTTGATTAACTCGGGATTAAACCGATGAAAGAATAACAAGGCAACACCAAGTAATGGTATCCATAAAATGGCAGAGGTGAACCGCGAAAGCAAAAACATTGGCTCCGGTGAAAATCCATTATAAGAAACGGTGGGCGTTCCCGGCTTATACTCCACAGCCCCTACCGCAAATGACTTTGTGCCAAATTGATTTTGAAATATATCTTGCAAAGCGATTAAGCCAATGGAATCAATAAACCGATGCCACGAATTCTCAGACTCCATCGACTGAGAGATAAGGCTCAGCAAAAAAACCCAAACAAAAAAATACAGGATATCGCCACCGCGGCCGGAAAGTGGCTTAATACTTTCAAAGAGCAATGCAATCACCGCAATAAACACAAGCCCCGGCAAGGCAATCAATCCAAAGTGGAAAAGGTAAGGCCATAACGCAAAAGTGCCTTCACCTCTCAGAAAGAACATCGCAATGCTGCCCATCATTTGTGCCGCCATTATTGAAAAGAGCAAGGCAAAATTGCCAAGGAACTTCCCAAAAAGATACTCGGTATTTGTTATTGGGGTGGAGGCCAACAGTAGCCCAACGCCGCTTTGTATATCTCGGCGGATGGTATGACTAACGATGTAATATCCAAAAAGAGTAAGAAGAATCGTACAGAACATCGCAGAGCCAAGGGCAATGGTATCGGGGCTATAAGTTGCTCGAACGCCTTTTATCATAATCATTGTCAACCCAGAGGAAGGGTCGGGGATGAGAAAAAAAGTTCCTCCAATGGTTAAGAGCAAAACGGCAAAAGTTGAAAGCCGCGGAAAACGTAACTTAAAATCGGTGAGCACAATCTCGCGCAAAACCGATAAACGTAGTGATTGTTTCATTGTGTAAGGAAAGAAGGGTTTTGAGAAAAATTCATCACATAGAGAAATGCATCCTCAAGAGAAGGCTCAACAAGGGAAGCGTTGGGATGCGGTTTTTCATTTGAAACCACACGGATAAAAATGCCATCCGCCTTTCTCACTGCCGATGAAACTTTCAGCGATGCGCGGAGTGACTCGAAATCATGAGAAGTGATTAAAAACTCCCACACCCTTCCTTTAGCTCGCAACATCAGATTCTCCGGCGATTCATGCACGAGAAGGGTGCCCGCCTTCATGATGGCGATGTCCGTTGCAATCGATTCTATATCGGAAACTATATGAGTAGATAGGATGACCAATTTCCCCTGACCAATATCGCTTAAAATATTTCGAAACCGAACCCGCTCTTCGGGGTCAAGTCCGGCCGTGGGTTCATCGACGATGAGCAGCTTAGGATCGTTTATGAGTGCCTGCGCAATTCCTAACCGTTGCCGCATTCCCCCCGAGAAAGAGGCGGCGTTGCGATGCATCACCGAATGGAGATTCACCAACTCAAGCATTTCGGTAATCTTCGATTTCGATCGAACGCCTTTTAATGAGGCGATGTAAGTCAAAAATTCCAAAGCAGTGAGATTATCATAAACACCAAAATCTTGAGGAAGAAAACCCAATTTCATGCGGAGCGCTTCCGGCTCTTTAAGAAGATCAATTCCATCGAAAAATATCGCTCCAACACTTGGCTTTGTGAGGGTGGCGATGAGCTGCATCAAAGTTGTTTTTCCGGCACCATTTGGCCCTAAAAGTCCCAAGACGCCCGATCGTTGTGTCAAAGAAAAGTCTTTAACGCCATAATGACCCGAGGAGTAACGTTTTGAA contains these protein-coding regions:
- a CDS encoding ABC transporter ATP-binding protein; its protein translation is MLEIQLVSKRYSSGHYGVKDFSLTQRSGVLGLLGPNGAGKTTLMQLIATLTKPSVGAIFFDGIDLLKEPEALRMKLGFLPQDFGVYDNLTALEFLTYIASLKGVRSKSKITEMLELVNLHSVMHRNAASFSGGMRQRLGIAQALINDPKLLIVDEPTAGLDPEERVRFRNILSDIGQGKLVILSTHIVSDIESIATDIAIMKAGTLLVHESPENLMLRAKGRVWEFLITSHDFESLRASLKVSSAVRKADGIFIRVVSNEKPHPNASLVEPSLEDAFLYVMNFSQNPSFLTQ
- the infB gene encoding translation initiation factor IF-2; this translates as MSEEKEVKKYKVLDLADELTVSASDILQVLAENNMAVKSASSKITDEMREVILSHFQAEKKQSDAQKKLRADKEKKSKQLAAKSSGQADQLFDESQKKKIPSFKGEPLFLEKPDLKEETVSEPEEPLPPIVESKTSEVQEAEKEAPKPEPIPEVKSEPLIEEKPVTQAPAEPKVISPIEEVSEAKSAPVETEKTTRPMGIKVVGTVELPSTYFPKSGDRKQDQKQGGNKSEFKSDKGSEKGSERGSEKGSDKATEKSGQAQGGQRGSRGEARPEHKSEHKGDARPDQRNEKRGPQNKDTRPQGETRRDDGRKPENRDARFGQKPDQRGTQKPPQKGDGKLGFGQEQGKPSASPSNFKAPEKSEPAAPQLHGENEDAFDPDSLYSLGRNEKSLIEAKERTKMGGLTVVEFKTREELGLVKKKKKDKKKNLGERKTELQDFVPTTSREVPAAATKKPVFEAASSDQIIKRGIADKQDAGLAAKGKKKKKNEVDSRLVERNIRQTISDMDEVSESVMRQRFRKRRAKEREERQELAAQQAAEDSKKIKITEFASAHEFADKVGVTPKEVIEKCFRMGKFITINQRLDRETIEILALEFGKDVLFVSDVEATVVEIDEEVSPILKTRPPVVTIMGHVDHGKTSLLDYIRRSNVVAGESGGITQHIGAYEVKLESGQSITFLDTPGHEAFTAMRARGAQVTDIVILVVAADDSVMPQTLEAISHAKAANVPLVVAINKIDKPEANPDKIRTQLSENGVLVEEWGGDVQCQEISAKKGLNVRELLDKVLVQSELMSLQADFNEERLARGVVVEAELDRGKGIIATVLIQQGILKIGDAFIAGAAAGKVRALLDERGNRKEVVYPSEPVRVLGFEELPEAGDIFNAMETEREAREIAQRRQLIRREQEFRARNRMKLDEIGQAGIKELRIVLKADVGGSLEALAEGLIKVQNEEVKIHIIHRGIGQISESDVLLAAASDAIIIGFRVRPNLKAKQLAERESIDIRFYTVIYHAIEEVEKALEGMLSPEFKEEVVGTIEIRNVFKISKFGNVAGCFVLDGKISRDGKVRLLRDGVQIYDGELSSLKRFKDDVKEVASGFECGLTLRNYDDVKVGDIVEVVQTVETKRKLATADAR